Within Halobacterium zhouii, the genomic segment GACATCGACTGTCAAGTGGTGCGAATCCAGGAAACGAAATCTCCCGGCACACGCTCTGTCCGGGTATCCTGGCGGGTTTCATGCTACACGGAGAGCTCCGGTACCGCGCACCGGCCTGTGACACACACTCGAACTACGTCCGAACGCCGCTCTGTCACGATGCCGTCGGCTACACCCACCCGACTCGCGTTAATACCTCTAGTAAGCGTGTCTGTCGTTACACTAGGATATGAGTTACTTTGAACTGTCTTGTCTAGGCTTGAGTCGTAAATGACCACCGTCCCAGCAGAGACACTCGAGACCTTCGGCGTGCAAGAGCGCGCGCAACACGTCCGCAGCGACGCCGCGAGTCGCCGTCTTCAGGTTACAGGCTTCGACGGTAGTGCAGTCGTCGCGGCGTGCTCGACGTGGCGTAGCCCCGCTGGGCGAGCGGGGGGATCCGTTCCGAACCAGGAGTCAGCGCAGCGAGCCACACGCGTCGACGCGAGAGGGGGAGTTCAATGAGCGAAGACTGGGAGGAGATCGGGTACGTCATCAGCTCCCGATACCGGGTGGCGGTGCTCCGCCGACTCGGTGAGAGCCCGGCGACCCCCTCGCAGATCGCGAAGGACGCCGATCTCGCCATCACGCACATATCGCGGTCGCTCTCCGAGCTCAGGGAGAAGTCCGTCGTCGAATTGCTCGTTCCGGAGGAACGAACCAAAGGCCGCGTCTACGGCATCACCGACAAGGGTGAACGCATCTGGCAGGAGATCCAGTCCCAGAACCTCGTGTAGATCGCACCGTGAGTGTTGTTGGTGACAGGTTCCGGTCTGTTAGTGACGGGTACTGATCTGTTGGCGACGGGTGCCAGTCTCTTGCCCGTCCGTCCCGGTAGTCACGACGTCCGCCTGTCGTACACGGGGTTCAACGGCTGTTGCACGAGTCGAACGTTCACTCAGCACGGCTCACGCGTCGACTCGTCGTCCCACGAGCGCGCACGACCACTGGCCCCCGGTGGCGTCGTCGACCGGCACTCGAGGGCACTCGCGGACCAGCGTTCGGGAGTACGCGTCGACCGGCACTCGTCGGCCGCTCACGAGTGCCAGGCGGTGGGTGGCTTCAC encodes:
- a CDS encoding winged helix-turn-helix domain-containing protein; its protein translation is MSEDWEEIGYVISSRYRVAVLRRLGESPATPSQIAKDADLAITHISRSLSELREKSVVELLVPEERTKGRVYGITDKGERIWQEIQSQNLV